Proteins from a genomic interval of Paenibacillus sp. RC334:
- the coaD gene encoding pantetheine-phosphate adenylyltransferase, whose product MTEHKPRIAVYPGTFDPVTMGHQDIIQRAARQFDLLIVAVLNNISKNPLFSLEERMELLRTVTRDIPNIEVDSFRDLTANYVREKGAQVIVRGIRSVTDFEYELQLASTNHKLNPDAETIFMMTNPTYSYLSSSMVKEIAHFDGKVVDLVAPEVEDALRAKVNAKRGGSTMKQ is encoded by the coding sequence ATGACTGAGCACAAACCACGTATTGCCGTATATCCGGGGACCTTTGATCCCGTGACGATGGGGCATCAGGATATTATTCAAAGAGCGGCGAGGCAGTTTGATCTGCTGATTGTCGCGGTACTTAACAATATTAGTAAAAATCCACTGTTTTCTCTGGAGGAGCGAATGGAGCTGCTGCGGACGGTAACCCGCGATATTCCGAACATTGAGGTGGACAGCTTCCGTGACCTGACAGCCAATTATGTACGTGAAAAAGGGGCTCAGGTTATCGTCAGAGGAATCCGGTCAGTGACAGATTTTGAATACGAGCTTCAATTGGCTTCCACAAACCATAAGCTGAACCCGGATGCCGAAACGATCTTTATGATGACGAACCCGACTTATTCATATCTGAGTTCCAGTATGGTGAAGGAAATCGCCCATTTTGACGGCAAGGTCGTAGATCTGGTGGCTCCTGAGGTCGAGGATGCGCTGCGTGCCAAGGTCAACGCCAAGCGCGGCGGCTCCACCATGAAGCAATAA